tGTTTTTATCAGAAACAGGTCTccaaataaaaagcaataacaTAAGTGCACATATTCCGCTCACTCCAAAAAAACTAATGTTCATTTCTAATATTGATAGATGCATTTTCTCTATAACTAACAAAGGCAGCCATATGTCTGCggttataaaaaagaaagcgataacaaaattagtaaacaaaataaGCGCAGAATCAAAGTGCAAAAAcagtacttttaaaatttttattatggtaTGTTTCTTTGATTTTAATGATATTAGTACTTCGCTATCGCCGGTATAATTGCTTTTTTCATCGTCATCACCTACGTAATTGCTTTTTATACCGCCGACGCCTGTGTAGTTACTTTCATTGTTATACCTTACTATTGGTATTTTTTCAACGTCTTcgatgtttttatcaaaaataactttttccaCAGTATCGGTTGTGTCATTATTTTCCAATACAGCTTTGTAATCAAATTCCTTTGATACATCGTGCACcattgttaatgttaaaatttcCATAGCAATGCATACGAAGCCCATGAAAAGCCCGGGAAAGTTAACATCTAACAAATGCCAGCGTCCTATATAAAAGctcatatctttaaaaaaaaaatttattccagGACCTAGCATGAATCCTAAATTATGCATTACTGATAAAACTGATAGTTTTGAACTTGTTTCAGAAGTCGGATAACATCGTATTGTTTCGCTAAATATTACAGATTTTAACGATCCACCAAAGCCAGCAACAATCCTTCCTGCAATTAAATAAGCTGGTGAAAAAGGAATACTGTAGAGTACATTTCCTGTGAGCATTAACAAATTGCACAACAAAAAACAGCTTTTAACATTTCGATACTTATCGACTATTCTTCCAATGAATGGCATCACAATAGTTGATGCTAACATGTAAGAAACAGAAACAATACTATACAGCAACTTCGGCCAGTTTGTGTTGATCATTTCTTTAATGTACAACCATAATGTTAAAAGAGTAAGTGTGTACTCAATTCCAATAATAATCATTTGAattgaaaatgcaataaaagtaagttttctttttcttaaccatttttcattttgttgcGCATTTAGATCCATAATCTATGACAATatggttttcaaatttttcaaaataatttttttattacaaatcatTCACTAAATTCAAATACAACGTCAGTAACAAAGAAAACTTAccttttataagtatataagaaaataaaacttttattaaaaaacatctataAAACAACCTTCTTTCCAAACGTAATATTTGGAATAAATCAAAAgcaatattaaagttttatattttaaactgttaTTCGCAGAATGATTGCAAATAATATGATTTGTAAAtgataatgcaaataaaattcaactgtcaatatttctttaaatcaattgtaaattttcctttttatgacgtattttatttgtttttttagacaCTTATTTGTTTATACCTAACCTTTAACAATCAATTAAATTCCTTTACAGATTAAGGTATAATaattatagcatatatatatatataaggccggCGCGATGGGTGTGTGTGACACCCCCATCAACGATTTTTTCCTTAATTTAGTctgcaaatttgaccctttttgactaaTCAGTTGGCAAATGTAGACCCATTCGACAAGTTGATCGGTAAATTTAGacagttagtcggcaaatgttgaTAAGGCagtcggtaaattttaaaaaacgagggctttttttttttttggggaacaaaaaaaaaaaaaaggtcctgaGTTTTTACGAAAAAACACTGTTTCATGAGTTTCTGGCAATCAAGCTCTGCAGTCCATAATGtgcaattaaagttttaataaaagtggaaattgcttttgaaaaatgtttaaagtttaactgtaataaaaatcaattaccTGTTTCATTGGGATCTGTCTCAAATTGTCTTTTTGTGTTGaataaaagcattatttttcgCAATGCGAGTCTTGCACGAATGAAGCCGTCTCTACTAGCCAAACTGCAAACTTGATTATGAAACTCTACGCAAACTTGATTACGAAACTGCAAACTCGGTTACAAGTTTGATGCATCTCTCTACTCCTTGAGTATGGCATGGAAAATGGTTCACATCTGGaagataaaaatttgttaacatttcAATTAGATTTCCATCTCAAATGTGTCTCTTATTTCAGATGAAAAGGAGTAGAGAGCCATTCTCAAAGAGAAGAAAGATGCATCAAACTTGTAACCGAAACTTCAGATCATGTTTTTTCCGtaatttttacatctttttgtttttaaacaaagatgacagacaaaatcttttaagcagataatattctaaaagattggtaaaaacatctatatttttactaaaatatcaaaagttaataaaaaataaaaaaataaatcaaagtaatataaaaacagtgacttttttaacttaacttctttatttaactaaaaactgGAAACACATTTGCataaaacaattgtaaattGGAATAGCacattgtaaacaaaatttcagTAACATTTACCAAAACTCTTGAAATTAtcactatatatttttgctGAACTTGATATTAACGCTCATATGTTTGTGTTTGCACGAAATCCGCAGCAGCCATTGAATCTTAGATAATAGCAAGAAAGAGtctttaaacactttattttttataaaatttgaacgAAAGcctatgcaaatatctaactcaTGTAAATTTTAAGATaaggaaaaagtaaaatttcttaaaggtttacatttttaattatcaagtgttctacaaataaatttaatttgcttAAAGAAAAAGGgtatgtaatatgtataaatatatttagaataccaaaaactatacaattatctattaaattgttttgttttgcattccaaaattttttttttcaaaaaagtaagcCAATTACTTAAGATTTACGCTTTATCCCAGTAAACACAGATTGGTTTAGAATTGGTCAATATTTAATCGAAATCGGTCGAAAAATAGATAAAACGTTTAGCGACCTATTATTGACTAAAAA
This Hydra vulgaris chromosome 04, alternate assembly HydraT2T_AEP DNA region includes the following protein-coding sequences:
- the LOC124818587 gene encoding uncharacterized protein LOC124818587 isoform X2; protein product: MDLNAQQNEKWLRKRKLTFIAFSIQMIIIGIEYTLTLLTLWLYIKEMINTNWPKLLYSIVSVSYMLASTIVMPFIGRIVDKYRNVKSCFLLCNLLMLTGNVLYSIPFSPAYLIAGRIVAGFGGSLKSVIFSETIRCYPTSETSSKLSVLSVMHNLGFMLGPGINFFFKDMSFYIGRWHLLDVNFPGLFMGFVCIAMEILTLTMVHDVSKEFDYKAVLENNDTTDTVEKVIFDKNIEDVEKIPIVRYNNESNYTGVGGIKSNYVGDDDEKSNYTGDSEVLISLKSKKHTIIKILKVLFLHFDSALILFTNFVIAFFFITADIWLPLLVIEKMHLSILEMNISFFGVSGICALMLLLFIWRPVSDKNMIILLYISLVGFCIVSTGFIVLSYFPFNKALNVVICIIYMVSFGGAPIIVDVFFVNTLSKMVKSDILTFVDSIRYSMFSSGAFLGFIFSPFMFDYVITFGTMYIAVMIIIGIMFIVRRKHFVNPKLLF